A window of Bos taurus isolate L1 Dominette 01449 registration number 42190680 breed Hereford chromosome 19, ARS-UCD2.0, whole genome shotgun sequence contains these coding sequences:
- the ARHGAP27 gene encoding rho GTPase-activating protein 27 — MVDITAKLTKRQSRDLRGQVDEPPEPVYANVERQPPATLPRASAAPRGVGDSVWETHTDAGTGRPYYYNPDTGVTTWESPFEATEGAASPATSPASVGSHESLETEWGQYWDEESHRVFFYNSLTGETAWEDELEDQLEDEQEMQPGLGPSNQRPPTPETDYPDLLTSYPEEDYSPVGSFSEPGPASPFVTPPGWSCHVSPDGQTVYTNNITEEQWVRLENQHGKTYFYNPDDASVQWALPQVPVPVPAPRNSHKSNQNSETPAQATPPEEKIKTLDKAGVLHRTKIVDKGKRLRKKHWSASWTVLEGGILTFFKDSKNSAASGLRQPSKLSTPEFTVDLKGASLTWAPKDKSSKKNVLELRSRDGSEYLIQHDSEAIISTWHSAITQGIQEMSADLPPEEESENSGVDFRSSERLGSWQEDEPRPGAAPSTPGPGGLEGDVSKVRQKLLRFLLRRPTLQSLREKGYIKDQVFGCPLAELCEREKSSVPRFVQQSIRAVEARGLDIDGLYRISGNLATIQKLRYKVDHDERLDLEDGHWEDVHVITGALKLFFRELPEPLFPFSHFRQFLAAIKLQDPATRFRCVRDLVRSLPAPNHDTLRVLFQHLCRVIEHGERNRMSVQNVAIVFGPTLLRPETEEASMPMTMVFQNQVVELILQQCSDIFPPH, encoded by the exons GTGGACGAGCCCCCGGAGCCCGTGTACGCGAACGTAGAGAGGCAGCCTCCGGCCACATTGCCCCGCGCTTCCGCGGCCCCTCGCGGTGTGGGAGACTCGGTGTGGGAGACACACACGGACGCGGGCACCGGACGCCCCTACTACTACAACCCGGACACGGGCGTGACCACCTGGGAGTCGCCCTTCGAGGCTACTGAGGGCGCCGCCAGCCCGGCCACGTCCCCGGCCTCGGTGGGCAGCCACGAGAGCCTCGAGACCGAGTGGGGCCAGTACTGGGATGAGGAGAGCCACAGGGTGTTCTTCTACAACTCGCTGACGGGAGAGACGGCTTGGGAGGACGAGTTAGAGGACCAGCTGGAGGACGAGCAGGAGATGCAGCCGGGCCTGGGCCCCAGCAACCAGAGG CCCCCCACCCCTGAGACGGACTACCCTGATTTGCTGACCAGTTACCCAGAGGAAGACTATTCCCCCGTGGGCTCCTTCAGTGAGCCTGGCCCCGCCTCTCCCTTTGTCACACCCCCAGGCTGGTCTTGCCATGTGAGCCCAGATGGGCAGACGGTATACACCAACAACATCACCGAAGAACAG TGGGTGAGGCTGGAGAACCAACATGGGAAGACTTACTTCTACAATCCAGATGACGCCTCCGTTCAGTGGGCCCTGCCCCAG GTCCCAGTCCCTGTCCCTGCCCCTCGAAACAGCCACAAATCCAACCAGAACAGTGAGACCCCAGCCCAGGCCACCCCCCCAGAGGAGAAG ATCAAGACTCTGGACAAGGCAGGCGTGCTCCATCGCACCAAGATAGTGGACAAAGGAAAGCGGCTCCG GAAGAAGCATTGGAGTGCCTCCTGGACAGTGCTGGAGGGTGGAATCCTGACTTTCTTCAAAGATTCGAAAAACTCAGCTGCCAGTGGCTTG AGGCAGCCTTCCAAGCTCTCCACCCCTGAATTCACAGTGGACCTGAAGGGGGCCTCTCTCACCTGGGCCCCCAAAGACAAATCCAGCAAGAAGAATGTGCTGGAG CTTCGGAGCCGAGATGGCTCAGAATACCTGATCCAGCATGACTCGGAGGCCATCATCAGCACCTGGCACAGTGCCATCACCCAGGGCATCCAGGAGATG TCCGCAGACCTGCCTCCCGAGGAGGAAAGTGAGAACAGCGGCGTGGACTTTAGGTCCAGTGAGCGCCTAGGAAGCTGGCAGGAGGATGAGCCACGGCCTGGTGCAG CACCGTCCACCCCGGGGCCCGGAGGCCTGGAGGGTGACGTCAGCAAGGTCCGACAGAAGCTCCTCAGGTTCCTGCTGAGGCGGCCCACGCTGCAGTCGCTGCGGGAGAAGGGCTACATCAAAG ACCAGGTGTTCGGCTGTCCGCTGGCCGAGCTGTGTGAGCGCGAGAAGAGCTCAGTGCCGCGCTTTGTGCAGCAGAGCATCCGCGCCGTCGAGGCCCGGG GGTTGGACATCGACGGTCTGTACCGCATCAGTGGAAACCTGGCCACCATCCAGAAGCTGCGCTATAAGGTGGACCACG ATGAACGTCTGGACCTGGAAGACGGGCACTGGGAGGACGTTCATGTTATCACCGGCGCCCTGAAGCTCTTCTTTCGAGAGCTGCCCGAGCCCCTCTTCCCCTTCTCACACTTCCGCCAGTTCCTCGCGGCCATCA AGCTACAGGATCCGGCCACGCGTTTCCGCTGTGTGCGGGACCTGGTGCGCTCGCTGCCCGCCCCTAATCACGACACGCTGCGGGTGCTCTTCCAGCACCTGTGCCG GGTGATTGAGCACGGAGAACGGAACCGCATGTCAGTGCAGAACGTGGCCATAGTCTTCGGGCCCACGCTGCTGCGGCCCGAGACGGAGGAAGCCAGCATGCCCATGACCATGGTGTTCCAGAATCAGGTGGTGGAGCTCATCCTACAGCAGTGCTCGGACATCTTCCCGCCGCACTGA
- the ARHGAP27 gene encoding rho GTPase-activating protein 27 isoform X3, giving the protein MVDITAKLTKRQSRDLRGQQVDEPPEPVYANVERQPPATLPRASAAPRGVGDSVWETHTDAGTGRPYYYNPDTGVTTWESPFEATEGAASPATSPASVGSHESLETEWGQYWDEESHRVFFYNSLTGETAWEDELEDQLEDEQEMQPGLGPSNQRPPTPETDYPDLLTSYPEEDYSPVGSFSEPGPASPFVTPPGWSCHVSPDGQTVYTNNITEEQWVRLENQHGKTYFYNPDDASVQWALPQVPVPVPAPRNSHKSNQNSETPAQATPPEEKIKTLDKAGVLHRTKIVDKGKRLRKKHWSASWTVLEGGILTFFKDSKNSAASGLRQPSKLSTPEFTVDLKGASLTWAPKDKSSKKNVLELRSRDGSEYLIQHDSEAIISTWHSAITQGIQEMSADLPPEEESENSGVDFRSSERLGSWQEDEPRPGAAPSTPGPGGLEGDVSKVRQKLLRFLLRRPTLQSLREKGYIKDQVFGCPLAELCEREKSSVPRFVQQSIRAVEARGLDIDGLYRISGNLATIQKLRYKVDHDERLDLEDGHWEDVHVITGALKLFFRELPEPLFPFSHFRQFLAAIKLQDPATRFRCVRDLVRSLPAPNHDTLRVLFQHLCRVIEHGERNRMSVQNVAIVFGPTLLRPETEEASMPMTMVFQNQVVELILQQCSDIFPPH; this is encoded by the exons CAGGTGGACGAGCCCCCGGAGCCCGTGTACGCGAACGTAGAGAGGCAGCCTCCGGCCACATTGCCCCGCGCTTCCGCGGCCCCTCGCGGTGTGGGAGACTCGGTGTGGGAGACACACACGGACGCGGGCACCGGACGCCCCTACTACTACAACCCGGACACGGGCGTGACCACCTGGGAGTCGCCCTTCGAGGCTACTGAGGGCGCCGCCAGCCCGGCCACGTCCCCGGCCTCGGTGGGCAGCCACGAGAGCCTCGAGACCGAGTGGGGCCAGTACTGGGATGAGGAGAGCCACAGGGTGTTCTTCTACAACTCGCTGACGGGAGAGACGGCTTGGGAGGACGAGTTAGAGGACCAGCTGGAGGACGAGCAGGAGATGCAGCCGGGCCTGGGCCCCAGCAACCAGAGG CCCCCCACCCCTGAGACGGACTACCCTGATTTGCTGACCAGTTACCCAGAGGAAGACTATTCCCCCGTGGGCTCCTTCAGTGAGCCTGGCCCCGCCTCTCCCTTTGTCACACCCCCAGGCTGGTCTTGCCATGTGAGCCCAGATGGGCAGACGGTATACACCAACAACATCACCGAAGAACAG TGGGTGAGGCTGGAGAACCAACATGGGAAGACTTACTTCTACAATCCAGATGACGCCTCCGTTCAGTGGGCCCTGCCCCAG GTCCCAGTCCCTGTCCCTGCCCCTCGAAACAGCCACAAATCCAACCAGAACAGTGAGACCCCAGCCCAGGCCACCCCCCCAGAGGAGAAG ATCAAGACTCTGGACAAGGCAGGCGTGCTCCATCGCACCAAGATAGTGGACAAAGGAAAGCGGCTCCG GAAGAAGCATTGGAGTGCCTCCTGGACAGTGCTGGAGGGTGGAATCCTGACTTTCTTCAAAGATTCGAAAAACTCAGCTGCCAGTGGCTTG AGGCAGCCTTCCAAGCTCTCCACCCCTGAATTCACAGTGGACCTGAAGGGGGCCTCTCTCACCTGGGCCCCCAAAGACAAATCCAGCAAGAAGAATGTGCTGGAG CTTCGGAGCCGAGATGGCTCAGAATACCTGATCCAGCATGACTCGGAGGCCATCATCAGCACCTGGCACAGTGCCATCACCCAGGGCATCCAGGAGATG TCCGCAGACCTGCCTCCCGAGGAGGAAAGTGAGAACAGCGGCGTGGACTTTAGGTCCAGTGAGCGCCTAGGAAGCTGGCAGGAGGATGAGCCACGGCCTGGTGCAG CACCGTCCACCCCGGGGCCCGGAGGCCTGGAGGGTGACGTCAGCAAGGTCCGACAGAAGCTCCTCAGGTTCCTGCTGAGGCGGCCCACGCTGCAGTCGCTGCGGGAGAAGGGCTACATCAAAG ACCAGGTGTTCGGCTGTCCGCTGGCCGAGCTGTGTGAGCGCGAGAAGAGCTCAGTGCCGCGCTTTGTGCAGCAGAGCATCCGCGCCGTCGAGGCCCGGG GGTTGGACATCGACGGTCTGTACCGCATCAGTGGAAACCTGGCCACCATCCAGAAGCTGCGCTATAAGGTGGACCACG ATGAACGTCTGGACCTGGAAGACGGGCACTGGGAGGACGTTCATGTTATCACCGGCGCCCTGAAGCTCTTCTTTCGAGAGCTGCCCGAGCCCCTCTTCCCCTTCTCACACTTCCGCCAGTTCCTCGCGGCCATCA AGCTACAGGATCCGGCCACGCGTTTCCGCTGTGTGCGGGACCTGGTGCGCTCGCTGCCCGCCCCTAATCACGACACGCTGCGGGTGCTCTTCCAGCACCTGTGCCG GGTGATTGAGCACGGAGAACGGAACCGCATGTCAGTGCAGAACGTGGCCATAGTCTTCGGGCCCACGCTGCTGCGGCCCGAGACGGAGGAAGCCAGCATGCCCATGACCATGGTGTTCCAGAATCAGGTGGTGGAGCTCATCCTACAGCAGTGCTCGGACATCTTCCCGCCGCACTGA